CCTCTTCGAATAAACCTCGTAATCGTAAGAAAGTAGATTTTTTAGTGCTGAGCCTAGCAAAAGAGAAATCTCCATATACTAGGCCCTCCAACTTCTTCAGAGGTTTATCTAAAAGATTCGCGATATAACTAGGAAGGCCTTTCAAATACCATACATGAGTCACGGGACATGCGAGTTTGATGTATCCCATTTGATATCTTCGTATCTGAGAATCCGCAAATTCTACCCCGCATTTTTGGCAAAATCTTTCATCTTCGTTTTCAGCCCCGCTCGTTCAAGAATTTCCACGAGCGCAAATTCCGCTTTTAATGGGTCCAAAGATTCTTTCGCAAAATAATCCTCTTTTTCTGGTTTATCAGTTTTATAATGAAAAGTAGAGGACCACTTAGTGTCTCTCTAACCGTGCCGGCTCTTGTCTTCGTTCGTGCACTGCAGATCCCCAGGGACCTCGGTGCGTTGTTCTGCTTCGTCCTGTACGCCTGCTACTACGAGTCGACCctcaagaaggagaagaacgTCAAGCTAAAATGTGATTGAAGGCCCGCCCGCTTCCTGGCTCCTTGACTGCAATAACAAGTGCCAGCTACAGTAAGAACAAGGGAATCTAGAGATAGAGACTGAAAGAAAAGGCTAGGCTACTTCTATTCGCATGTTTTCTGTGACACATTGTCCACTGGATAAGCAATCGACACCAACAAATGGATGACAGACCTAGATATTTAGCAATCGACACCAACAAATGGATCcagtaaaaatatttaaaatagTAGAAACCTCGTACCTTGAACCTTTGCTATTTACAAATATCTACTCCGTAATTGCCATTAAGAATGTTCTCTAAATTGCTAAGAACAACAATCTTTTGTCTACGGTTGACTGGTTTGATGAATATTTTAAGATAATTTTTATCCCACACAAAGAAATTGAATACAAGAGCAACACACATTTCATATGTTGTTTTAAAACAAACTGTCAGGGAAGGGAATAATGAATTCGGACGATAGTTTTACTGCAAAGAATCCAAAACCTCATTCGACAGGATGGCGGAACAAACCTCAAAAATTGTCTTATTTGGTAATGTTATAAATTACCAAATAAGACAGGAATAGAGTAAATATCCGCCCGCGAAATCCTTATTGAATTAGAATACTTTACCCCAATTCAATAATTCAATAAATTCAATAAAAGTAAAAAgaaagatatttttttaagatataaGATGCACTAGCTTAGACCACAAATACGATCTTACAAATCAACGAAACAGACGCGTCCTGAAATCTTCAGTAATTCCTGAAAACGGTGATAAATCCACGTCAAGCCAATAGGACCATAGGAACATACGATGTGCAACTCATAGCTCGCAATGTACAAAGCAAGGTAGCTATCGTTCTCAATAATCTAGTGAACCCTGTTTCGATCGTAAATTCGTAATATGGAATCCAGCGATATTCACAGGATCACCAGTTAACGTATACTTCATATCAAGATGCAGAAAAGGATATAAGGTAACAAAACACGCATTGATAATAAGATCAAAACCTCACAAGACAGTAGGTTCAACATAGCATAATGTTTAGCTGGCTGATAACACAGTTCCAAGTCTAGCAGGTTCTACAAGTAGGAAAAACTCGACACCAGAACAGAAGACAGCCTTCAATTTCAAGAACATGAGCTCTACTTCTTCTTGTCCGTGCCAGTTCCAGCAGATCTGTATTACACAAGAGTATAGAAGTTAAGAAACAATATAATAAAGAATTGAAAACAAGACTTATTGACAGAGGCTTAAATAGAGTGCAGAAGGAGCATCAATATTAAATCCTCCAGACAACCCAATTACCATAAAACTATTGATTTCGATTGGGGAAACAAAGCTACCATTTCAGATAATGTAACATATGAAACACGTTTTGAACTATACAACATTGCCGCATGTCAGCACAGCAAATGGATCTCAAGATAATGTAACAAAAATTTCAGAGCACTGCAATGAATAAAAGGGTGACAGCACTGACTAAGGGAAAATTTACTCACCTCATCTTCCTGAGGACACTGGAcatctcctctctcttcttcttcgccctCTTGTGGGTACCGAGCTTTCGCTTGGCCACCTTCAGTGCACGCTTGTCCTTGCCAACCTTGAGAAGCTCAGTGATACGCTTCTCATAGGGAGCAAACCCAGCAACTTCCCTGATCAAGTTCCTGACGAAAAGCACCCTCTTGGTACCTTTCTGCAAATCAACAGGGCAAATGGTAAGAAAAATGACAATGAAAAACTACGGTCAGATGTAACACCTAGTCACAACATAATAAGGGTTTGCTCTTTCACACAGATAACAAAGGAAGCTGgacatcaaacaaaaaatttagtAGATAAGAAAATGCAACTAGTCACAACATATATCTTCAGAATCTTGATATAATTTGTTCAATCTTCCAATTAAACTAGAGCGAGCAGAAAACTATCTTGCAAGCATAGTTCTCTTTATTCCTAGTTACAGAAATTTCTAAGCACATATCATGTACCAAATTTATTCCAATTCAGCATTGTAACAGATGCATTAGAACATAACATGGACATCATTCGATAAATACAGGTTATGTGAATTATCTAGGCTTCAGAGAACGACTAAACTTATGACCAAAAAAGTTACGGAGTACATCACGACACACCGAAGGGCCTAACCCTCCAGTAGAAATGGTATTATTAGATCCATAATACAAGCAACAAACCATGATCTGACGTTTCAGGGGCTTGACGTTGCTTTACATAAAATCGACACGGATCAACAACCAAGGAAATCTACTACTGTGGATTGGAGGAACCTTACCCCCTTGCGGTCGGACGGGCGAGGCGGCAGCTCGCGCTTGGTGACAACGTGACCCTTGTTGATACCCACGAAGAGCCCGGATTTCGGCTGCGACGGCGCCATGGACGAAGCTTTCCTGCTTGAGCAATCAGCAGAAATCAACGTGAGCTGAAGGGGTAGGGCTGAGGGTTTCGGATcgggggagggggcggcggcggcgcgcttaCCTTTACCTGGGAGAAGTGAAGCGGCGGCGTCTTAGGAGAAACCCTAGGGGGAAAAGGGGATTATATAGGACACGCGGGTGCCTTTGCGCCTGGTAAACATGGGCTGGGCTAAGGCTAAGATGGGCTTTATGTTGATCTATatttccatttcttttctttacgCTTGCAGGCCCAGACGTGCTTTGCGTCTAGCCAGTTCGGAAAGAGTTTCTTAGTTGGGCTTATGTTTTCGGTGTTTGGGTTGGACTGATTTGCGCGCACAACTTGTGTGCCAATTGGACCGTACGTGCGTTCTATACTCCACTTTTTTTTGAAGGCCTTACTCGTTTACAGTATTGTAGTATCTGAACTCATGCACCTACGCACCCACACACACGTCTCACACGACACCACACGGCTGCGCAAGTTAGACATGCAAACTATAAACCGTGGTTTAACAGATTTTCAGGGCTATGCTGGTAACAGATACGTTACACTACCACTAGAGCACCCAAGCACAGATGCCACTTATGAAGGACACCCTGAGTCGAACTCGGGGTCGAGTGGAGCTACCACTGGCTCTCCACCACACGCGCTACATGCGGTCCTCCGTTCTATACTTCACTTGCTCATTTGTCATTTAGCAGAGGGAAGCAAAGGCCCATATGGCTACATCCTCTGAGATAGCACTAGgatgtactccatccgtctcatattaagttaCTCAAATtcgcccaaatatggatgtatctatatccaaaGGCATCTATATACATTTAATATctcatcacttaatatgagatggagggagtagtttttgtTGAGAGTAGTCCGGAGTCAAACAAAGTAGAGGGAACAATCTCCATCTAGGGTTTCTTGATGAGATTCGTCACTGGAAAACCCCACTATTTTTGGAGGGAGCGGCGATCGACATCGGGTCTTCTCGTCCCTGATAGCCTATTCGCGGTTGAGAGACAGGAGAAACCACATATCAACTTGTGACATCCAATTCGCTACTATCATTTTTCATTAGATTTGTGTGTTTTTGGCGGCGGTGTCTTGGCGAGGGGACGGTGTTGTCTACCAGATTGGTTAACTCCGTTTTTGGTGTTTTTCCTTGTCGATCCATCTATAGAGCAACGGTTTTACAACTTGTCTTGCAAGAGGTGCGTCCCTGTGCATGGTGTGTTCAACCATCCTAGGTTCTCACAATCAAAGGTGGACGACTCATGTGACTTTTCAAAACATATGCGGTTATTCCAGCTTGTGCAAGCGTATTTTACAATTTTGTCACCAAATACGTGGAGGAATTCACCGGGTGTGAAGTATGGATCTAGAGAAACTGATTTCGAAGAAGCAACATGAATCGTTTGGTTTTATCGAGGATCTACGATGTTAATGATCGTTTCGATTGTATCAATGTTTTGTGTTTTTAGTTCTTAAATCAATAAAGTTAGATCGttattcttgaaaaaaaaagtaacaatGAAACATggtgtcaaaaaaaagtagcAGCACATGGTCCCGTAACATATCAAGCAAAGCCAAGAAAATTAGTGCACGTAAATTGCTTAACGCCAATTACATTCACAATACCCTCACCGCCGACTAAGCCCACCTTAAAGTTGCTTGTACGATGATAATTTGTAGAGCTGTCGCACACGGTGCAAAAAATTATTTCTCCCCAGCTCGTTCCTTCTTTAGGAAATTGAATTAACGTAATCGAGAAATAAAATAATGTAACCCTATAATATTTGTAAATTCAGCATTTTTATAATttgtattttgtttacaaGGGAATGTGAGCCAATGCAtcaaaaataagaaaatactTAAAATTTCAAGTTAATGCACATGTTGATATTTACAGAATAATCAAAGAAATTTGTAACATTAAACGTACTGTGATGTAAAAGCAAAAGTACAAAATCTCTAATCTAGGAAACAAAAGGATAGAAAATGGTATAACTCGTGTGATATACTTTATTTGTCAGGACAACATCAGATATTGTGGGGACCAATTTCCTTGCTCTTTCAGCCCATTTTTGCATGCTAGCGAACAAAATGCACTATGGGTTGACTGATTAACATTAACCGGTTATAAGTTTATCAATGGGTGATATCAACCTAGGAACATATCCCAAACAAAACAGATGCGACGAGTAGCCAATTAGTGAAGCCTGGGCAAAAATATATGCCATTTCTTCTAAACTGATGTTTCATGTTTGTCCataaaaaattgcaaaattaATCATCTTTTTGTTACAGTGATCTCCCAGccgtgtgggcccaacggcCCGTCGGGCCTAGATCTAACGCGTCCTGATCGGGGgcgcccaacccaatatgATTGGCGGGCCCTTGTCGCGCTGcgctatataaagaggtgggggGCCGGGGCACGCACTACGAGGTTCCTCTGTGTCGCCGCCACCCCACCGACACACCTAGCCCGATCTAGAGGAAAGACACAGACAGCGACGGGAAGCCCCGCCACTGCTTCACCCGACGCCGGCCATCGATCTCCCTCGCCGTCACTCAACGCCGTCGACATGGCTGCGTCGTCGAGCTCGTCGTCGCAGGGAGAAGGTACtactcctccccttcctctctgtctctctcgaTCCCCAATCCCGAGCCAAGTTGCATGACAGAAACCTAAACTACCGGATAGATCTACTCCTAGATGATCCTAGGGTGTCAacaatggtatcagagctgTGGGCTATTGAAAACACTATAGCCATGTGTGTGCAAAAAGAGGACATAATTAAATCCTCATATGGTGGTTCCCTAAACTATGTGAGagataataaaaaaagaactccCCTCAAGGCAATCAAAGTTCTCCTTCAAAGCCACATGGTAAAGTTCCCATGCAACATCAGCAACAGCAAAAGGCTTTTCCAGTGGACAAAGACACATGCCTCCACTGCAAGAAGACTGGGCATTACAAGAAAAGTTGCCCGGAATGGCTAAAGTCAATCATGGCAAAGAATGGTATAAACTCCATTTCCTTTGTAAATGAATCCCTGTATAAATAATTTTCAAaatctacttggtggattgaCTCTGATGCAACTGTTCATGTTACAAATTCTTTACAGTGATTCCTTTCGACGCGGACTACGCAAAGAAACGAAATATGCATTGAAGTTGCAAATGGAGTCCAAGCGGACGTAGAAGCTATCGGTGACATCTCCTTGGAACTTCCCGATGGATTCACGATCCTGCTTAGAAATGTGTTTTATGTTCCTTCATTACATAGAAACTTTATTAGTGTATCACGTTTGGACAAAGTTGATTATGAATGTCATTTTGAACATGGCAAGTGTGCCATATGTACCCTGGCTAGTGGttgtgcttgtttttcagCAGCTTTTTCTTGAGAGAGGGCGGCTGAGTGGGCTTCCCAGATGGTCGGGCCGTACAACTCGGTGGAGCATCGGGCTTATGTCGATACCATCAGTGAGGGAGGATGCCACGACGTCGTGGCGGCGTGCTTCGACGACTCGGTACCGACGCGCCCGGATCCCAAGTTCGGGAGGCTCATCAAAACCGGCGAGCGGTACTCTCGTCTTGCGACTTCGTCGATGATCGCCGTTGGTTCTCACCTTAGGGATACTTGTGGGAAGGTGAAGCCTCAGGTCGTGCTTGGGTTGGGTGTGTCGGTGGCCCCAATGCCCAAGTTCCCTCGTCCTCCGAGTtcatgcaagaggaaggcacCTTCTCCTGATCTAGCCGACGTGGCTGAGTCGAAGTCTCCCTTGAGAGAGTCCATGAACATGCACCTATCCGAGAAGATCGACATTGAGAAGATCCTGCCTCCGTCGCCTCACGAGCGTGCGGTTTTCACTCAGAGGACCGGGCTTCAGCTTGTGGTGGATACCTCCTCGGAAGCCAGCGGCACGGGTGTTCCGGTGTTCTCTTTGACTCGTGAGcctgtggaggaggagcttccCGTCACCGGTGAGTGCACGCATGTTGAGCGTTTTAATTCCCTTTCAGGAATGTTCTCACGGggttttcttgtcttgtttcaggtaCGGAGCCTGCGGCGCCTGATGCTCCCGGGGCCGAGCCCCCAAttctggaggagggagaagcgCTTCCGAGGACCGAGGGAGGAGCGAGAGATCCGCTCGAGGCATTGGAGCTTGCGAGTctgctttcctcgtctcccttcTTGCTAGGTCCATTTTGCCGGCCCGCGCTCACgattcttcttcctttgccaggtgagaggcttggtcgaggccgtgggcacTCTTCCCGCTCTCAAGGCTTAGGTTGGGGTGCTTTCGGTGGCCTTGGATGCCGAGACCTCGAAGGCTACCCTTGCCCtgagtgagttggcttcggagcaggcgcgACGGGAGGCCGTCGAGACTGAGCTTTCTCGggtgtcggcggagcttgcggccatggaggcgagggCTCGCCTTGCCGAGGAGGGCTAGAAGGATGCGATTGCGAAGACCCGTCATgccgaggaggacttggtggtggccagccTCAACGTGGAGCACGCCCGAGCGGAGGTCGCCTTTCTCAAGGCGGAGTCGGAGGATGCCGGGTTCGGACCGGTGTTCGCCCCTCGTGCTCGTGCCCCTTCGGATAGCCGCCCGGAGGTGGTCTCGCTCCTGCTTGCCCAGGCTTCGGAGATTCGAGAGATGATACTCTGTTTGAAGGGCTCCCCTCAGCCAGATCTTCCCCTGTGTCGCGCGACCGATGAGGCGAGTAGGGTGCTCACTTCACAGGTGGAGCTTCTTGAGCCCGCGTGAAGAGGTGCCttctgagtacgggtgctcgacttgtttcgtcgacAGTCGTGGctgtcctggacggcggtgccgggacGAGCGgtcttgagggtgagatgactcacggggcgaagaagtttctggcggactAGGGAGCTCCTCTTCGCACTCTGGCCCGACGCTTtgtgcgttgccttgagcctgCTCTTCAGGAGAGCGATGGTGGGCCTTGAGTCTTGTTGCCTTTTGAGTCGACAAGGTACcccagctgcttacttatgcgatgttgcatatccactTATGACATAGCCTCATGACTTGCATGTTCTAGGCTTAGacatagaggttgtaaggcagaCTTTTTGATGTGCTTTATGCTTtgctatgtagtcaacattgtcGGGAATGTCAACTTAGCTCggcatgtattttcttatgtttttgcCATGtggtcaacattatcggaaatgttaacttggctcaacatgtgttctttgaAATACTCTATTTCCTTCTTAGCGAAGTACTTTATTTCcttagtttatacagctcgcgatcgttcgctatgatcacacttttgcgtaatcaattgctgtcgccgttgggatacgacttggctttGGTGCCTTAGgtcatggttacgagccatggatcCTAGTACCCTGGtgggggtcgctatcgatatgccggtagtgatccggatagttcgacctgccgttcggggaAATTCATGTGGAATTCCTCCTCTTCgaacttcaggaagctatgctttcccgcgattattatggagccttaattCGGTTACTATCATCCAGGCCCGTGCATGACGTCTCGCACGCAGGTAGCACGGTTCTCcaaggtaagtaagctcatgcataactcgcttatttacggttctccttaaatgcgttttaaggagcttccggccctcgggggacttggttctacttggcggatggcctcgaggcgtGCTaagatccaccaaggaacgggTCGCTGGTGGCGACTTATGTCCGGAGACATTTTTAGGTGATGCCTGAGCTAACGTAGGTCCTTTGGCGTCCCTCGGTGAGCGGCACTAGGGCAGCAACTCGGTTTTGGGGATCGTCCCTTCGTGACATTGCTGTTCGGCGGGGTTCCCTTTACGACGGTGGGTCGTacgagtgtctcgtgtcactctttaTCAAGGACTCATTTTTATTGATCCCTCGCttgcttgtcttaaggtatggcccgatgggcacttacaagccttataTAGACGTGGCCTCATTGGCGCTTAACGATCCTccgaagtttcgtagggaagtGGCCGGTTGGGCACTGATAGTCTTCTTTCGGGAGTGGCGAGGGTCGTCCTTGAGATTCatccttaggcgtagaaacgccggagtttgtcgccgttccaggcatggacgacgtttttcccttccatgttctcgaggtggtatgcaccatttcccaacACCGTGGCGATGCGGTacggtccttcccatttagggtcgagtttgcgctggagttttgggtcgacgttctttttcagcacgaggtctccttgggagaaagctCGTTCCTGCACCctcgtgttgtagaagcgtgcggcgctcAGATCAtagacggcgtgcctcatgagggctttgtcacgagcttcttccacaagatcgacggccgtcttgtgatgctcttcattttcgatgaaggcgagtggagtagcttcttggagtctttcgacccgaggtgaaCGGAATTCTACCTCGGCGAGAAGAATTACTTCGgcgccatacaccaaagagaatgttGTTCGGCCCGTGCAATGGCTTACAGAGGTGCGTaggccccaaaccacgctggCGAGTTCGTCCCCCCATGCTCCTCTTGCCTTGCTGGCCGTGTGTTCTAtccttcggcggagtccttggaggattagttCATTGGCTCTCtcgcatgcgccgttgctcttgtGGTAGGccacggatgcgaagtgcaacTTGATCTTGAGTCATTCGTAGAATTTAATGAATTCtgcacagtcgaactgtttgccgttgtccacggttagtTCTCGTGGGACACCATAtcgacatatgatgttttcccagaaaaaattgtggatggcctgtgacgtgatcttgccgagtGGCGCAGCGTCTATctatttggagaagtaatcaatcgtctcCACGAGGTATTTGCAGCCCCCgatgcatgcggggaaaggcccgagaagggccattccccagcgtgcaaatggccaagttatTGGAATATTCTGCAGGGTCGTCACCGGtgcatggattgacttagccattttttggcaagcttcACATCTTCGCAATATCGCGATTGCGTCTTGCATCATGGTGGGCCttcgccgcggtggctcttggcgcaagatgatGGCCGCATACTCCGGAGTGGATCTCCTGGATGAGCTCAGCCCCCTTGTCGGGGGTTATGCACTTGAGTAGCATGGCCGCACCCTTCTTGTAAAGGATGCCATCGAGGAGAACGTACATTTTTGCTTTTGCAAGCAAAGTTTTGGCGCTCGGGCCTTCCGCCTCCTCATCCACTTCTCCTTTCAGGGCGCGG
The Brachypodium distachyon strain Bd21 chromosome 2, Brachypodium_distachyon_v3.0, whole genome shotgun sequence genome window above contains:
- the LOC100840421 gene encoding 60S ribosomal protein L36-3 produces the protein MAPSQPKSGLFVGINKGHVVTKRELPPRPSDRKGKGTKRVLFVRNLIREVAGFAPYEKRITELLKVGKDKRALKVAKRKLGTHKRAKKKREEMSSVLRKMRSAGTGTDKKK